A single window of Gammaproteobacteria bacterium DNA harbors:
- a CDS encoding toll/interleukin-1 receptor domain-containing protein, translating to MRQAEVTAFDVFLSHNGNDKPQVRALKQLLSEQEKPLRSWLDEDELRPGIHWQPLLEEGIRSSESVAALIGSDGLGPWEDEEMQAALNLAVRDKRPLIPVLLPGCPTKPELPLFLANRTWVDLRGGSWNNT from the coding sequence ATGAGACAGGCAGAAGTGACCGCATTCGACGTCTTTCTCTCTCACAACGGTAACGACAAGCCGCAGGTACGCGCGCTCAAGCAGCTCTTGTCCGAACAGGAAAAGCCCCTGCGGTCCTGGCTGGACGAAGACGAGTTGCGACCAGGGATCCATTGGCAGCCATTGCTTGAGGAGGGCATTCGGTCATCGGAAAGTGTTGCCGCGCTGATCGGATCCGACGGCCTGGGGCCGTGGGAAGACGAGGAGATGCAAGCGGCGCTAAACCTCGCGGTCCGAGACAAGCGGCCCCTCATCCCGGTCCTGCTGCCCGGTTGTCCCACAAAACCTGAGCTACCCCTATTCCTCGCTAACCGCACCTGGGTGGACCTGCGCGGCGGCTCCTGGAACAATACCTAG
- a CDS encoding DUF4338 domain-containing protein yields the protein MRWRAWNNAATRLLGFVDTERFTGTCYKAANWQYIGQTQGRGQLGQEGKRSVPIKDLWLYPLEPDFRHPLTLD from the coding sequence ATGCGCTGGCGGGCATGGAACAACGCCGCGACGAGGCTTTTGGGCTTCGTCGATACCGAGCGCTTTACCGGCACCTGCTACAAGGCCGCCAATTGGCAATACATCGGCCAAACCCAAGGCCGTGGACAACTCGGCCAGGAAGGGAAGCGCAGTGTTCCCATCAAGGACTTATGGCTTTACCCTCTCGAGCCTGACTTCAGGCACCCGTTAACCCTCGATTGA